In one Sulfitobacter sp. LCG007 genomic region, the following are encoded:
- the pcaC gene encoding 4-carboxymuconolactone decarboxylase: MSERYETGMKVRRSVLGDAHVDRAEAARTDFDTPFQTMITEGAWGTVWADDTISRRERSMLTLALLAATGNFEEIPMHVRATANTGATPSDILQAFLHVAVYAGVPKANHAIKLAKATLAEMDKDG; encoded by the coding sequence ATGAGCGAACGTTACGAGACGGGCATGAAGGTGCGCCGGTCGGTTTTGGGGGATGCGCACGTCGACAGGGCCGAAGCGGCCAGAACCGATTTCGACACGCCTTTCCAGACGATGATCACCGAAGGCGCCTGGGGCACGGTATGGGCGGATGACACGATCAGCCGGCGGGAGCGCTCGATGCTGACGCTTGCGCTGCTGGCGGCTACCGGCAACTTCGAGGAAATCCCCATGCATGTCAGGGCCACGGCCAATACCGGAGCCACGCCGTCCGACATCCTTCAGGCTTTCCTGCATGTGGCCGTCTATGCCGGTGTGCCAAAGGCCAACCACGCGATCAAGCTGGCGAAAGCGACCCTGGCGGAGATGGACAAAGATGGCTGA
- a CDS encoding ABC transporter ATP-binding protein produces MANIEIRDLKLNFGAVSVFDHLNLDIHEGEFIVLLGPSGCGKSTLLNCIAGLLDITDGQIFIGGRNVTWEEPKDRGIGMVFQSYALYPQMTVRGNLSFGLKNQRMPKAEIDERVGRAAEILQIGPLLDRKPAALSGGQRQRVAIGRALVRDVEVFLFDEPLSNLDAKLRSELRVEIKRLHAKLDNNTMVYVTHDQIEALTLADRIAVMRGGIIQQLDDPATIYNKPCNLFVAGFIGSPMMSFLDGRIEQGRGIPRFRIGDLTIALDGYDGEIPNADREAILGVRPEHIAILPEDAEGIPATIEIEEPMGSDSLVWTSLAGQPLSIRVPADKAPRRGSPVRLGFDISKASIFDKSSEMRF; encoded by the coding sequence ATGGCCAATATCGAGATACGCGATCTCAAGCTCAACTTCGGCGCGGTCAGCGTGTTCGACCATCTCAACCTCGATATCCACGAGGGCGAGTTCATCGTGCTGCTGGGCCCGTCGGGCTGCGGCAAGTCGACCCTTCTCAACTGCATCGCGGGGCTGCTCGATATCACCGACGGACAGATCTTCATCGGCGGGCGCAACGTGACCTGGGAAGAGCCGAAGGACCGGGGCATCGGCATGGTGTTCCAGTCCTATGCGCTTTACCCGCAGATGACGGTGCGCGGGAACCTCTCCTTCGGGCTGAAGAACCAGCGTATGCCGAAAGCCGAGATCGACGAGCGTGTCGGGCGCGCGGCGGAAATCCTCCAGATCGGACCGCTGCTCGACCGCAAGCCCGCCGCGCTGTCGGGCGGGCAGCGCCAGCGGGTGGCCATCGGCCGGGCGCTGGTGCGCGACGTGGAGGTGTTTCTCTTCGACGAGCCGCTCTCGAACCTCGACGCCAAGCTGCGCTCGGAACTTCGGGTCGAGATCAAGCGGCTGCACGCGAAGCTCGACAACAACACGATGGTCTATGTGACCCATGACCAGATCGAGGCGCTGACGCTTGCGGATCGCATCGCGGTCATGCGGGGCGGCATCATCCAGCAGCTCGACGACCCGGCGACCATCTACAACAAGCCCTGCAACCTGTTCGTTGCGGGCTTCATCGGGTCTCCGATGATGAGCTTTCTGGACGGTCGCATCGAGCAGGGGCGGGGCATTCCGAGATTTCGCATCGGGGATCTGACGATCGCGCTTGACGGTTATGACGGCGAGATCCCGAACGCCGACCGTGAGGCCATCCTCGGCGTGCGCCCCGAACACATCGCGATCCTGCCGGAGGACGCGGAAGGCATACCCGCGACCATCGAGATCGAAGAGCCGATGGGTTCGGACAGCCTCGTTTGGACCAGTCTCGCCGGACAGCCCCTGTCGATCCGTGTTCCCGCCGACAAGGCCCCCCGGCGGGGCAGCCCGGTGCGGCTGGGGTTTGACATCTCCAAGGCCTCGATCTTCGACAAGTCCAGCGAAATGCGCTTCTGA
- a CDS encoding carbohydrate ABC transporter permease: MAATRPSGLFRNLNAKFAALPMIATALVIFVGCSLWTVYHSFTRSKLLPDPTWAGLFQYDRLWGSRKWLISIENLAIFGSLSLLFQLLIGFLLAVLLDQKIRFEDTFRTILLYPFALSFIVTGLVWQWILNPEFGVQSIVRAMGFESFTFDPLYNADIVIYGLLIAALWQGTGLVMCLMLAGLRGIDEDIWKAARIDGIPTWKTYLLVIIPMMRPVLVTTVVIIASGIVRVYDLVVAQTGGGPGIASEVPAKYVYDVMFLSQNLGQGFAASTIMLLTVSIIIIPWAYLEFGSRKHG, from the coding sequence ATGGCAGCGACCCGCCCGTCCGGGCTGTTTCGAAACCTGAACGCGAAGTTCGCCGCGCTTCCGATGATCGCGACGGCGCTGGTGATCTTCGTGGGCTGTTCGCTCTGGACCGTCTATCATTCCTTCACGCGCTCCAAGCTTCTGCCCGATCCCACCTGGGCCGGGCTGTTCCAGTACGACCGGCTCTGGGGATCGCGCAAATGGCTGATCTCGATCGAGAACCTGGCGATCTTCGGCTCGCTCAGCCTGCTCTTCCAGCTGCTGATCGGCTTTCTGCTTGCCGTGCTGCTCGACCAGAAGATCCGCTTCGAGGACACCTTCCGGACAATCCTGCTTTATCCCTTCGCACTCAGCTTCATCGTCACCGGGCTGGTCTGGCAGTGGATCCTGAACCCCGAATTCGGCGTCCAGTCGATCGTGCGCGCCATGGGCTTCGAGAGCTTCACCTTCGACCCGCTCTATAACGCCGATATCGTCATCTACGGCCTGCTGATCGCCGCCCTCTGGCAGGGCACCGGGCTTGTCATGTGCCTGATGCTCGCCGGGCTGCGCGGCATCGACGAGGACATCTGGAAGGCGGCCCGGATCGACGGAATCCCCACATGGAAGACCTATCTGCTTGTCATCATACCGATGATGCGCCCGGTTCTCGTGACTACCGTCGTCATCATCGCCAGCGGCATCGTGCGGGTCTACGACCTTGTCGTTGCGCAGACCGGAGGCGGGCCGGGCATCGCCTCGGAGGTTCCGGCCAAGTATGTCTATGACGTCATGTTCCTGTCGCAGAACCTCGGTCAGGGCTTCGCGGCCTCGACCATCATGCTGCTGACGGTCTCGATCATCATCATCCCCTGGGCCTATCTGGAATTCGGGAGCAGGAAACATGGCTAA
- a CDS encoding sugar phosphate isomerase/epimerase family protein gives MTDFSYQLYSSRKNPDLAETLSMLADLGYTQVEGYGALYADEALVAALTDNLSKLGLYMPTAHFSLDMLAGEKDKVLGIAEAVGLRTIFCPHIGPELRPDSATGWQDFGAKLAEIGEPYRAAGLGFGWHNHDFEFHPTKHGVIPMEAILKGAPDLDWEADIAWIIKGGGDPFEWIERHGDRIKAVHVKDIAPEGECADEDGWADVGQGTVDWKALFTALKGTAADYFVMEHDNPNDPERFARRSLEAAQSLKGAA, from the coding sequence ATGACGGATTTTTCCTACCAGCTCTACAGTTCCCGCAAGAACCCCGACCTCGCCGAGACGCTCTCGATGCTCGCCGATCTCGGCTATACCCAGGTCGAAGGCTACGGCGCGCTCTATGCCGACGAGGCGCTGGTCGCGGCGCTCACCGACAACCTGTCAAAGCTCGGGCTCTATATGCCCACCGCGCATTTCTCGCTCGACATGCTCGCGGGCGAAAAGGACAAGGTCCTGGGTATTGCCGAGGCCGTCGGGCTCAGGACCATTTTCTGTCCCCATATCGGACCCGAGCTGCGCCCCGACAGCGCGACGGGCTGGCAGGATTTCGGTGCAAAGCTGGCCGAAATCGGTGAGCCCTATCGCGCGGCCGGTCTGGGTTTCGGCTGGCACAACCACGATTTCGAGTTCCACCCGACCAAGCATGGCGTCATCCCGATGGAGGCGATCCTGAAGGGCGCGCCGGATCTGGACTGGGAGGCCGATATCGCCTGGATCATCAAAGGGGGCGGCGATCCTTTCGAGTGGATCGAGCGGCATGGCGACAGGATCAAGGCCGTCCATGTCAAGGACATCGCGCCCGAGGGTGAATGCGCGGATGAGGACGGCTGGGCCGACGTGGGGCAGGGGACCGTGGACTGGAAGGCGCTTTTCACCGCGCTCAAGGGAACCGCAGCCGACTATTTCGTCATGGAGCATGACAATCCCAACGATCCCGAGCGCTTTGCCCGCCGCTCGCTGGAAGCGGCCCAATCCCTGAAAGGTGCAGCATGA
- a CDS encoding carbohydrate ABC transporter permease codes for MANPGTLAATAAGADAVRGLIEGPSGARPRSRLSRRNVFIYGTLFVVSLYYLLPLYVMVVTSLKGMPEIRLGNIFSPPVEITFQPWVKAWSEACTGLNCDGLSRGFWNSVRILIPSVIASIAIASVNGYALANWRFKGSEVFFTILIVGAFIPYQVMIYPIVIVLREIGLYGTLWGLVIVHTVFGMPILTLLFRNYFASVPEELFKAARVDGAGFWGIYFRIMMPMSLPIFVVGVIIQVTGIWNDFLFGVIYTKPDLYPMTVQLNNIVNSVQGVKEYNVNMAATILTGLVPLLVYFVSGKLFVRGIAAGAVKG; via the coding sequence ATGGCTAATCCCGGAACCCTCGCCGCGACCGCCGCCGGGGCCGATGCCGTGCGCGGACTGATCGAGGGACCATCGGGCGCGCGTCCGCGCAGCAGGCTTTCGCGGCGCAATGTCTTCATCTACGGCACGCTCTTCGTCGTATCGCTCTACTACTTGCTGCCGCTCTACGTGATGGTGGTCACGTCGCTGAAGGGCATGCCCGAGATCCGGCTCGGCAACATCTTCTCCCCGCCGGTCGAGATCACCTTTCAGCCCTGGGTCAAGGCCTGGTCCGAAGCCTGCACGGGCCTGAATTGCGACGGTCTGAGCCGCGGCTTCTGGAACTCGGTACGCATCCTGATCCCGTCGGTGATCGCCTCCATCGCCATCGCTTCGGTCAACGGCTACGCGCTGGCGAACTGGCGCTTCAAGGGGTCCGAGGTCTTCTTCACGATCCTGATCGTGGGCGCATTCATCCCGTATCAGGTGATGATCTATCCCATCGTGATCGTCCTGCGCGAGATCGGCCTTTACGGCACGCTCTGGGGGCTGGTGATCGTCCACACGGTTTTCGGAATGCCGATCCTGACGCTGCTGTTCCGCAACTACTTCGCCTCGGTGCCCGAAGAGCTTTTCAAGGCCGCGCGCGTCGACGGGGCGGGGTTCTGGGGGATCTATTTCCGGATCATGATGCCGATGAGCCTGCCGATATTCGTCGTCGGCGTCATCATCCAGGTGACGGGGATCTGGAACGATTTCCTCTTCGGGGTGATCTACACCAAGCCGGACCTCTACCCGATGACCGTGCAGCTCAACAACATCGTCAACTCGGTGCAGGGCGTGAAGGAATACAATGTCAACATGGCCGCGACGATCCTCACCGGGCTGGTCCCGCTGCTGGTCTATTTCGTATCGGGCAAGCTGTTCGTGCGCGGCATCGCCGCGGGCGCGGTGAAGGGGTAG
- the pcaH gene encoding protocatechuate 3,4-dioxygenase subunit beta, whose product MAEIKPTGYVARDMSWHPPALYPPYKTSVKRSPQAALISFPTSIGEESGPVFGHDILGPLDSDLIHNFAADDQSAIGPRIVVHGRVTDQFERPVAGALIEVWQANAGGRYRHKKEGYLAPLDPNFGGCGRCITDENGRYEFRTVQPGPYPWPNGVNDWRPAHIHFSIFGHGFAQRLISQMYFEGDPMIWNCPIVASIPSKEAIQQLVARLDMARTIPMDARAYEFDIVLRGRRQTMFENRMEGL is encoded by the coding sequence ATGGCTGAGATCAAACCGACAGGCTACGTGGCGCGCGATATGTCTTGGCATCCCCCCGCCCTTTATCCGCCCTACAAGACCAGCGTGAAGCGCTCGCCCCAGGCGGCGCTGATTTCCTTTCCCACGTCCATAGGCGAAGAGAGCGGCCCGGTCTTCGGCCATGACATCCTCGGCCCGCTCGACAGCGACCTGATTCACAATTTCGCAGCGGACGACCAGTCCGCCATCGGGCCCCGCATCGTCGTCCACGGCCGCGTGACAGATCAGTTCGAGCGTCCCGTCGCCGGGGCACTGATCGAGGTCTGGCAGGCCAACGCGGGCGGACGCTACCGGCACAAGAAGGAAGGCTATCTCGCCCCGCTCGATCCGAATTTCGGCGGCTGCGGCCGCTGCATCACCGACGAGAACGGGCGCTATGAGTTCCGCACCGTCCAGCCCGGGCCCTACCCCTGGCCCAACGGCGTGAACGACTGGCGTCCGGCGCATATCCATTTCAGCATCTTCGGGCACGGCTTCGCGCAGCGCCTGATCTCGCAGATGTACTTCGAAGGCGATCCGATGATCTGGAACTGCCCCATCGTGGCCTCCATCCCCTCGAAGGAAGCCATCCAGCAGTTGGTGGCGCGTCTCGACATGGCACGCACCATCCCGATGGATGCGCGGGCATATGAATTCGACATCGTGCTGCGCGGCAGGCGCCAGACGATGTTCGAGAACCGCATGGAGGGGCTCTGA
- a CDS encoding LacI family transcriptional regulator, which translates to MTRDPTRTTERPTLKTIAYMTGLGVATVSRALADAPDISQSTKERVRLVARQIGYRPNRAGVRLRTGKTNVISLILSVETEVLGLSSHLVYGLSDRLRATPYHLVVTPYSTNDDPLEPVRYVVETGSADGVVFSRIELRDPRVQYLHDRNFPFATHGRTSMGLEHAFYDYDNHAYAETAVTSLAARGRRRLALLPPPAHLTYGTHMLLGFTAGIARHDLVEVPVHQVTSDSPPDRIIDHITGMMAASNRPDGFVCASAAAAIAVISAAEEAGLVIGRDFDVAVKESFNMMRKFRREVIVLHEDFRAAGVGLADAVVKLIDGEDPRALQVIQAPRLD; encoded by the coding sequence ATGACACGCGATCCCACCCGCACCACAGAGCGCCCGACGCTGAAGACGATCGCCTACATGACCGGTCTCGGCGTGGCGACGGTTTCGCGTGCGCTGGCCGACGCGCCCGATATCAGCCAGTCGACGAAGGAACGGGTCCGTCTCGTCGCGCGCCAGATCGGGTACCGTCCGAACCGCGCGGGTGTGAGGCTTCGGACCGGCAAGACCAATGTCATCAGCCTGATCCTCTCGGTCGAGACCGAGGTGCTGGGCCTGAGCTCGCATCTGGTCTACGGGCTGTCGGATCGGTTGCGCGCCACCCCCTACCATCTGGTGGTGACCCCCTATTCGACGAACGACGATCCGCTGGAGCCCGTCCGCTACGTGGTCGAGACGGGCTCGGCCGACGGGGTCGTGTTTTCCCGGATCGAACTGCGGGATCCCCGCGTCCAGTACCTTCATGACCGCAATTTCCCGTTCGCGACGCATGGCCGTACGAGCATGGGACTGGAACATGCCTTCTACGACTACGACAATCATGCCTATGCGGAGACGGCCGTCACCAGCCTTGCCGCGCGCGGACGCCGCAGGCTTGCCCTGCTGCCGCCGCCCGCGCATCTGACCTATGGAACCCACATGCTTCTGGGCTTCACCGCCGGCATCGCGCGCCACGACCTTGTCGAGGTGCCCGTGCATCAGGTGACGTCGGATTCCCCGCCGGACAGGATCATCGACCATATCACCGGGATGATGGCCGCGTCGAACCGGCCGGACGGCTTCGTCTGCGCCAGTGCGGCCGCCGCCATCGCGGTCATCAGCGCCGCGGAAGAGGCGGGCCTTGTCATCGGGCGGGACTTCGACGTCGCGGTGAAGGAATCCTTCAACATGATGCGAAAATTCCGCCGCGAGGTGATCGTGCTGCACGAGGATTTCCGTGCCGCCGGTGTCGGCCTTGCGGATGCGGTGGTGAAACTGATCGACGGGGAAGATCCGCGCGCCCTGCAGGTGATACAGGCGCCGCGCCTCGACTGA
- the mgrA gene encoding L-glyceraldehyde 3-phosphate reductase produces the protein MNYRPAENRYDSMVYRRCGASGLRLPAISLGLWHNFGHDARQDTARDICRTAFDHGITHFDLANNYGPPPGSAEEAFGEILKTDFAGYRDEMIISSKAGYLMWPGPYGEWGSRKYLISSCDQSLRRLGLDYVDIFYSHRFDPDTPLEETMGALDRIVRSGKALYAGISSYNSEKTREAAAILKDLGTPCVIHQPSYNMLNRWVEKDGLKDTLKELGIGSIAFTPLAQGMLTNKYLGGVPQGSRAAQAKSLKPEFLSDQAISNIQKLNEIAGRRGQTLAQMAIAWVLRDGGITTALIGASRPEQVVDCVGATTNLEFTAEELAEIDRHADEEKINLWALSSGTTEGAAQR, from the coding sequence ATGAATTACCGGCCCGCCGAAAATCGATATGACAGCATGGTTTACCGCCGGTGCGGGGCCAGCGGTCTCAGGCTGCCCGCGATCTCGCTCGGGCTTTGGCACAACTTCGGCCATGACGCGCGGCAGGACACGGCCCGTGACATCTGCCGGACGGCATTCGATCACGGGATCACGCATTTCGACCTCGCTAACAACTACGGCCCGCCGCCGGGTTCGGCCGAGGAAGCCTTCGGGGAGATCCTGAAGACCGATTTCGCCGGATACAGGGACGAGATGATCATATCGTCCAAAGCCGGCTACCTGATGTGGCCGGGGCCTTACGGCGAATGGGGCAGCCGGAAATATCTCATTTCCTCCTGCGACCAGTCGCTCAGGCGGCTCGGGCTCGACTATGTCGACATCTTCTATTCCCATCGTTTCGATCCCGACACGCCGCTGGAAGAAACCATGGGTGCGCTCGACCGGATCGTGCGGTCGGGCAAGGCGCTTTATGCCGGGATCTCCTCCTACAACTCCGAGAAGACGCGCGAGGCGGCGGCCATCCTCAAGGATCTGGGCACCCCCTGCGTGATCCACCAGCCAAGCTACAACATGCTGAACCGATGGGTCGAGAAGGACGGGCTGAAGGATACCCTGAAGGAGCTCGGCATCGGCTCGATCGCATTCACGCCCTTGGCGCAGGGGATGTTGACGAACAAGTATCTCGGCGGCGTGCCGCAGGGCAGCCGGGCCGCGCAGGCAAAGTCCCTCAAGCCCGAATTCCTGTCCGATCAGGCAATCTCCAACATCCAAAAGCTCAACGAGATCGCCGGACGGCGCGGCCAGACGCTTGCACAGATGGCGATCGCCTGGGTCCTGCGCGACGGCGGGATAACCACGGCGCTGATCGGGGCGAGCCGGCCCGAGCAGGTGGTGGATTGCGTCGGCGCCACCACCAACCTCGAGTTCACGGCAGAGGAACTGGCCGAAATCGACCGCCACGCGGATGAGGAGAAGATCAACCTCTGGGCATTGTCCTCAGGCACCACGGAAGGAGCCGCGCAACGATGA
- a CDS encoding Gfo/Idh/MocA family protein: MSDKILGVGIIGCGNISTAYLTLAPLFRNIEVRAVADMKTELADAQAEKFGVRSQSVEDLLANPEIEVVVNLTIPDAHFPVSKSILEAGKHVYSEKPLALTLEDGKALRDLAEAKGLRVGCAPDTFLGGAHQQARAMIDEGRIGTVTAGTAHVMSHGMEHWHPNPDFFFLPGAGPVLDVGPYYVANLINFLGPVKRVAALASSASPERTIASEPRKGEKIPVRTPTNIHALLDFESGATITLSASWDIWAHRHANMELYGTEGSLFVPDPNFFGGKLEAAGNDGEIAEVAPWAHPFGAANQFNGETPRANYRTAGLADMAQAIAEGRDHRCSLDRTLHGLEVMTGILKSGETGQFVEMTTTCTRPEALDAAAAAALMDPEKVAAAKGRA; this comes from the coding sequence ATGAGCGACAAGATACTGGGTGTCGGCATCATCGGATGCGGCAACATCTCGACCGCCTACCTGACACTTGCGCCGCTGTTTCGAAACATCGAGGTGCGCGCGGTCGCGGACATGAAGACCGAGCTGGCAGACGCGCAGGCCGAGAAGTTCGGGGTGCGCTCGCAGTCGGTGGAGGACCTGCTTGCCAATCCGGAGATCGAAGTGGTCGTGAACCTGACCATCCCCGATGCCCATTTCCCGGTGTCGAAGTCGATCCTGGAGGCAGGAAAGCATGTCTATTCCGAGAAGCCTCTCGCGCTGACGCTCGAGGACGGCAAGGCCCTGCGCGATCTGGCCGAGGCGAAGGGGTTGCGGGTCGGCTGCGCGCCCGACACTTTCCTCGGCGGCGCCCACCAGCAGGCGCGGGCGATGATCGACGAGGGCCGCATCGGCACCGTCACCGCGGGCACGGCGCATGTCATGTCCCACGGGATGGAGCACTGGCACCCGAACCCCGACTTCTTCTTCCTGCCCGGCGCCGGTCCTGTGCTTGATGTGGGGCCCTACTATGTGGCCAACCTGATCAACTTCCTCGGCCCGGTAAAGCGCGTCGCGGCGCTTGCCTCCTCGGCCAGTCCAGAGCGCACGATTGCGTCGGAACCGCGCAAGGGCGAGAAGATCCCGGTCAGGACGCCCACGAACATCCACGCGCTGCTGGATTTCGAAAGCGGGGCCACCATCACGCTGTCGGCAAGCTGGGACATCTGGGCGCACCGGCACGCCAATATGGAGCTCTACGGCACCGAGGGCTCGCTTTTCGTGCCGGATCCGAATTTTTTCGGCGGCAAGCTCGAAGCGGCCGGCAACGATGGCGAGATCGCCGAGGTAGCGCCTTGGGCGCATCCCTTCGGAGCAGCGAACCAGTTCAACGGAGAGACGCCGCGCGCGAACTACCGAACCGCGGGGCTTGCCGACATGGCGCAGGCGATCGCGGAAGGGCGCGATCACCGCTGTTCGCTTGACAGGACATTGCACGGACTGGAGGTGATGACCGGCATCCTGAAGTCCGGTGAGACTGGTCAGTTCGTCGAGATGACCACGACCTGCACGCGCCCCGAAGCGCTTGACGCGGCGGCGGCGGCGGCCCTGATGGACCCCGAAAAGGTCGCGGCGGCGAAAGGCCGGGCATGA
- the pobA gene encoding 4-hydroxybenzoate 3-monooxygenase, which yields MRTQVVIIGGGPSGLLLAQLLHRAGIDNVVLERQSREHVLGRIRAGVLEQGLVKLMGEAGCDTRLHAEGHPHEGCEITGPGGTRTRIDFARLTGMSVVVYGQTEVTRDLYDAREAAGGKVFNEASDVAIHDVDGDRPYVTYRRDGRDERIDCDFVAGCDGFHGVSRQTIPSSVRREYEKVYPFGWLGILSETPPASDELVYANSERGFALCSMRNPMLSRYYVQCSLEDKPEAWGDEAFWDELRRRIPPDLAESMVTGPSIEKSVARLRSFVSEPMRWGRLFLCGDAAHIVPPTGAKGLNAAAADVHYLHVALREFYEHNDESGIDNYSERALKRVWKAEQFSWWMTRLLHRFPDQSEFDLRMQTAELGLISESKAAQTALAENYVGMPY from the coding sequence ATGCGAACCCAGGTTGTCATCATAGGAGGAGGTCCGTCCGGCCTGCTTCTGGCGCAGCTTCTGCATCGCGCCGGCATCGACAACGTTGTGCTCGAACGCCAGTCGCGCGAGCACGTCCTTGGCCGCATCCGCGCCGGTGTGCTCGAGCAGGGGCTGGTCAAGCTCATGGGCGAAGCCGGATGCGACACGCGCCTGCACGCGGAAGGACATCCCCATGAGGGATGCGAGATCACCGGACCCGGAGGCACGAGGACCCGCATCGACTTTGCCCGGCTCACCGGCATGTCGGTGGTGGTCTACGGCCAGACCGAGGTGACGCGCGACCTTTACGATGCGCGCGAGGCTGCGGGGGGCAAGGTTTTCAACGAGGCGAGCGATGTCGCGATCCACGATGTCGACGGTGACAGGCCCTATGTCACCTATCGCAGGGACGGGCGGGACGAGCGGATCGACTGTGATTTTGTCGCCGGCTGCGACGGCTTTCACGGGGTCAGCCGGCAGACGATCCCCTCGTCGGTCCGGCGCGAATACGAAAAGGTCTATCCCTTCGGCTGGCTCGGCATCCTGTCCGAGACCCCGCCCGCCAGCGACGAACTGGTTTATGCGAACTCCGAGCGCGGCTTCGCGCTCTGTTCGATGCGAAATCCGATGCTCAGCCGCTACTACGTGCAGTGCAGCCTCGAGGACAAACCCGAGGCGTGGGGCGACGAGGCTTTCTGGGACGAGCTGCGCCGCCGCATTCCGCCCGACCTAGCCGAGTCGATGGTGACCGGGCCGTCCATCGAGAAATCCGTCGCGCGCCTGCGCAGTTTCGTTTCCGAACCGATGCGCTGGGGCAGGCTTTTCCTGTGTGGCGACGCCGCCCACATCGTTCCGCCGACCGGCGCCAAGGGTCTGAACGCGGCAGCGGCGGACGTGCATTACCTTCATGTCGCACTTCGGGAGTTCTACGAGCACAACGACGAGTCCGGAATTGATAATTACTCGGAACGGGCGCTGAAGCGGGTCTGGAAGGCCGAGCAGTTCAGCTGGTGGATGACGCGCTTGCTGCACCGTTTCCCGGATCAGAGCGAGTTCGACCTGCGCATGCAGACCGCCGAACTCGGCCTGATCTCCGAAAGCAAGGCGGCGCAGACGGCTTTGGCCGAGAATTACGTCGGCATGCCGTATTGA
- a CDS encoding ABC transporter substrate-binding protein translates to MLKLSRVGALVASAALPGVAAATDLEVTHWWTSGGEAAAVSEFAKAFDASGNKWVDGAIAGSGGTARPIMISRILGGDPMGATQFNHGKQAEELVASGMMRDLSDIAEAEKWKDIVRPASLLESCTLDGKIYCVPVNIHSQQWLWLSNAAFEQIGVPVPTNWDEFVAAAPKLREAGILPLAVGQQPWQTTLAFQTIMVAIAGKEAYEKTFGEHDAEYAASEAMTPVFEQAAIAREMSQGSNVQDWNQATNLVLTGKAGGQIMGDWAQGEFAYAGQVAGEDYTCLPGLGVNKIIMTGGDAFYFPKLDDPEKSKAQEELASLMLSPETQVAFNLKKGSLPVRSDVDINAANDCMKQGLEILDSGNIIQSPDQLVDPDTLTRINDLFTEFFNDPSMTPAQAQETFADLIGQAS, encoded by the coding sequence ATGCTGAAACTTTCTCGCGTCGGCGCGCTGGTGGCATCTGCCGCGCTTCCCGGCGTCGCTGCCGCCACGGATCTGGAAGTAACACACTGGTGGACATCCGGCGGAGAGGCAGCGGCGGTCTCCGAATTCGCCAAGGCGTTCGACGCCAGCGGAAACAAATGGGTTGACGGTGCCATCGCCGGCTCCGGCGGCACCGCGCGTCCGATCATGATCAGCAGGATCCTCGGAGGCGACCCGATGGGTGCCACGCAGTTCAATCACGGCAAGCAGGCGGAAGAACTGGTCGCATCGGGGATGATGCGCGACCTTTCGGACATCGCCGAAGCGGAGAAATGGAAGGACATCGTGCGTCCGGCCTCGCTTCTCGAGAGCTGCACGCTCGACGGCAAGATCTACTGCGTGCCGGTGAATATCCATTCGCAGCAGTGGCTCTGGCTCTCGAACGCGGCATTCGAGCAGATCGGCGTTCCGGTTCCGACGAACTGGGATGAATTTGTCGCCGCAGCGCCGAAGCTGAGGGAGGCGGGGATCCTGCCGCTCGCCGTTGGCCAGCAGCCCTGGCAGACGACATTGGCTTTCCAGACGATCATGGTCGCCATCGCGGGCAAGGAAGCCTACGAGAAGACGTTCGGCGAGCATGACGCGGAATATGCGGCCTCGGAAGCGATGACCCCGGTGTTCGAGCAGGCCGCCATCGCCCGCGAGATGTCGCAGGGGTCGAACGTCCAGGACTGGAACCAGGCGACCAACCTCGTCCTCACCGGCAAGGCCGGCGGGCAGATCATGGGGGACTGGGCGCAGGGCGAATTTGCCTATGCGGGCCAGGTCGCGGGCGAGGATTACACCTGCCTGCCGGGTCTTGGTGTCAACAAGATCATCATGACCGGCGGCGACGCGTTCTATTTCCCCAAGCTCGACGATCCCGAAAAGTCCAAGGCCCAGGAAGAGCTTGCCTCGCTGATGCTCAGCCCCGAGACGCAGGTTGCCTTCAACCTCAAGAAGGGCTCGCTGCCCGTGCGGTCTGACGTGGACATCAACGCGGCCAACGACTGCATGAAGCAGGGGCTCGAGATCCTCGACAGCGGCAATATCATCCAGTCGCCCGACCAGCTTGTCGATCCCGACACGCTGACCCGGATCAACGACCTGTTCACCGAGTTCTTCAACGATCCCTCGATGACGCCGGCACAGGCGCAGGAGACGTTCGCGGATCTCATCGGCCAGGCCAGCTGA